The following proteins come from a genomic window of Paucimonas lemoignei:
- a CDS encoding polysaccharide deacetylase — MKTLFTRFTGLAIVAGLAGCIASPIPLTAETAQRLQDRPPIRFLLTFDDGPSASGFANPTLQVLDSLAHNPVQNGIKAVFFVQTGAARAGGSDRGRRVMRREHVQGHILGFHTGTPSHTNHRSLSPEALEHSLVSGSAAIASITGAPPSLLRPPFWNYDKRTFAAYQLHQMHVLLTDVSANDGKIWGFNASPRRRSHMLREMSEVREQVAKGALPSVDGVVPIVVTFHDLNRYTARHTREYLQILLDSANANGLKVDAKPFYDDNAQLLRAAMLRTVQTSSVPVHLPGMWGWIWGNDAQ, encoded by the coding sequence ATGAAAACACTCTTCACACGTTTCACCGGCCTTGCCATCGTTGCCGGGCTGGCGGGTTGCATTGCATCCCCGATACCACTGACAGCAGAGACCGCGCAAAGGTTGCAAGACCGGCCGCCGATTCGTTTTTTACTGACCTTCGATGACGGCCCCAGCGCCTCGGGATTTGCCAACCCGACTTTGCAAGTCCTCGACAGCCTTGCGCACAACCCCGTGCAAAACGGCATCAAAGCCGTGTTTTTCGTGCAGACCGGTGCGGCCCGTGCAGGCGGCAGCGACCGAGGTCGCAGAGTGATGCGTCGCGAGCATGTCCAAGGGCATATCCTGGGTTTTCACACCGGCACGCCTTCACATACCAACCATCGTTCGTTAAGCCCCGAAGCCCTGGAGCACTCGCTGGTCAGCGGCAGTGCTGCGATTGCCTCGATCACCGGTGCGCCACCGTCGTTACTGCGACCACCATTCTGGAACTACGACAAACGCACCTTTGCTGCTTATCAACTGCATCAGATGCACGTGTTGCTCACCGACGTCAGCGCCAATGACGGCAAGATCTGGGGTTTCAATGCCAGCCCACGCAGGCGCTCGCACATGCTCCGGGAAATGTCCGAGGTGCGCGAGCAAGTGGCCAAGGGTGCATTGCCCAGCGTGGACGGCGTAGTACCGATTGTCGTGACCTTCCACGACCTCAATCGCTACACCGCACGGCACACCCGGGAATACCTGCAGATACTGCTCGACAGCGCGAATGCCAATGGGCTGAAAGTGGATGCCAAGCCGTTCTACGACGACAACGCTCAGTTGCTACGCGCAGCCATGCTCAGAACGGTGCAAACCAGTTCGGTGCCTGTGCATCTGCCGGGGATGTGGGGCTGGATCTGGGGTAACGATGCGCAGTAA
- the xenA gene encoding xenobiotic reductase A: MSALFQPYTLKDITLRNRIAVPPMCQYSAIDGLINDWHKVHLAAIARGGAGLVIVEATAVSPEGRITPGCTGIWNDELAQAFVPVVQAIKAAGSVPGIQIAHAGRKASANRPWEGDDHIAADDARGWQTIAPSSIAYGANLPKVPDAMTLDDIARVRDDFVAAARRARDAGFEWLELHFAHGYLAQTFFSEHSNKRDDAYGGSFENRSRFLLETLAAVRDVWPEHLPLTARFGVLEFDGRDEQTMLESIELTRQFKAAGLDMLSVSIGFTIPETNIPWAPSFMGPIAERVRREAGIPVSSAWGFGTPAIAEQVVKDGQLDLVMVGRAHLANPHWAYLAAKELGVDRASWTLPAPYAHWLERY; this comes from the coding sequence ATGTCTGCTTTGTTCCAACCGTACACCCTGAAAGACATCACGCTGCGCAATCGCATTGCCGTTCCGCCGATGTGCCAATACTCCGCTATCGACGGTTTGATCAACGATTGGCACAAAGTTCACCTGGCAGCCATCGCCCGTGGCGGCGCTGGTCTGGTGATCGTTGAAGCGACAGCCGTTTCCCCTGAAGGTCGCATCACCCCAGGCTGCACCGGGATCTGGAACGACGAACTGGCTCAGGCCTTTGTACCCGTCGTGCAAGCCATCAAGGCAGCAGGCTCGGTACCGGGCATCCAGATTGCCCACGCCGGTCGCAAGGCCAGCGCCAACCGCCCATGGGAAGGTGACGACCATATCGCCGCTGACGACGCTCGCGGCTGGCAGACCATTGCGCCCTCCTCCATTGCCTATGGCGCCAACCTGCCAAAAGTCCCTGACGCCATGACCCTGGATGACATCGCCCGGGTTCGCGACGACTTCGTTGCAGCTGCTCGCCGCGCCCGCGATGCCGGTTTTGAATGGCTGGAATTGCACTTCGCCCACGGCTACCTGGCGCAGACGTTCTTCTCCGAGCATTCCAACAAGCGTGATGATGCCTATGGCGGCAGTTTTGAAAACCGCAGCCGCTTCCTGCTGGAAACCCTCGCCGCCGTTCGCGATGTGTGGCCAGAGCATCTGCCGTTGACGGCCCGTTTCGGCGTGCTGGAATTCGACGGCCGCGATGAGCAGACCATGCTTGAGTCCATCGAGCTGACCCGTCAGTTCAAGGCGGCGGGCCTGGACATGCTCAGCGTCAGCATCGGTTTCACCATCCCGGAAACCAACATTCCATGGGCGCCTTCGTTCATGGGCCCGATTGCTGAACGTGTTCGCCGTGAAGCCGGTATCCCGGTGTCATCGGCCTGGGGCTTCGGCACCCCGGCTATCGCTGAACAAGTAGTCAAGGACGGCCAACTGGACCTGGTTATGGTCGGCAGAGCACACCTGGCCAACCCGCACTGGGCGTACCTGGCCGCCAAGGAACTGGGCGTTGATCGCGCCTCCTGGACCTTGCCTGCGCCCTACGCTCACTGGCTTGAGCGTTATTGA
- a CDS encoding ArsR family transcriptional regulator, translated as MIRFMRPFKHPPASDFTLERLFYALSDPVRLDIVRRLGRVSEATCGELDCGRPKSSMSHHFRVLRDSGLVQTQSVGTTHMNALRLEDMESRFPGLLPMILAQRE; from the coding sequence ATGATTCGCTTCATGCGCCCATTCAAACATCCCCCCGCCAGCGACTTCACCCTCGAGCGATTGTTTTATGCCTTGAGCGACCCGGTGCGTCTGGACATCGTCCGCCGTCTTGGCCGCGTCAGCGAAGCGACCTGCGGCGAGCTGGACTGCGGCCGACCCAAGTCGAGCATGTCCCATCATTTCCGGGTCCTGCGTGACTCGGGGCTGGTGCAAACCCAGAGCGTTGGAACGACGCACATGAACGCCTTGCGCCTGGAAGATATGGAAAGTCGCTTTCCGGGTTTACTGCCCATGATCCTCGCCCAACGCGAGTGA
- a CDS encoding Domain of uncharacterised function (DUF1883) — translation MKFIHQREHLNEDDIVVIQASQACNIRLMSDANFRSFKNGGRHTYHGGAFDSFPAKITVPSSGYWNITLDTVTRRAISVTRKPTLTHSIKIIRRS, via the coding sequence ATGAAATTCATACACCAGCGTGAACACCTCAACGAAGACGACATCGTTGTGATCCAGGCCTCCCAGGCCTGCAACATTCGTCTGATGAGCGATGCAAACTTTCGCAGCTTCAAGAATGGCGGCCGCCACACCTACCATGGCGGCGCCTTCGACAGCTTCCCGGCGAAAATCACCGTGCCGAGCAGTGGCTACTGGAACATCACCCTCGACACCGTCACACGCCGTGCGATCAGCGTGACGCGCAAGCCGACACTGACCCATTCGATCAAGATCATTCGCAGGTCCTGA
- the proA_2 gene encoding putative demethylmenaquinone methyltransferase: protein MNDQELQAKLERVSFATLGHFLEDGFVSHEIRSQLPGIKMIGRAFTLQVANADAYAVNQALIGLAAGDVLVIDMQGDHRHACVGTVTSCAARVRGAQGIIVDGAVTDIVELREAGLPIFARGTSLLTTKLRADADSALGVSINCGGVNVEPGDWVLGDDNGLLITRGEALREVIDIALASDAAEPALIKRMLALEPLQTVLKRPE, encoded by the coding sequence ATGAATGACCAAGAACTGCAGGCCAAGCTTGAGCGGGTGAGCTTCGCGACACTGGGGCATTTTCTGGAGGACGGTTTTGTCAGCCATGAGATTCGTTCGCAGCTGCCAGGGATCAAAATGATCGGCCGCGCGTTTACGTTGCAAGTCGCTAATGCGGATGCTTACGCAGTCAATCAGGCTCTCATCGGTCTGGCCGCTGGCGACGTGCTGGTGATCGACATGCAGGGCGACCACCGACACGCCTGCGTCGGCACCGTGACGTCCTGTGCCGCTCGGGTACGCGGCGCACAAGGCATCATCGTCGACGGCGCGGTGACCGACATTGTCGAGTTGCGTGAGGCGGGTCTACCGATATTTGCCCGGGGTACCAGCCTGCTGACCACCAAGCTGCGCGCGGATGCAGACAGCGCTCTGGGTGTGTCGATCAATTGTGGCGGCGTCAATGTTGAACCGGGCGACTGGGTGTTGGGCGATGACAACGGACTGCTGATCACCCGTGGCGAAGCGCTGCGCGAGGTAATCGATATCGCACTGGCCAGCGATGCGGCAGAACCCGCGTTGATCAAGCGGATGCTGGCACTTGAACCGCTGCAAACCGTGCTGAAACGCCCTGAATAA
- the yabJ_2 gene encoding L-PSP family endoribonuclease, producing MKRINAAPGTIGPVGPYSQAVISGNLVFTAGQIPAYDGLDSQPQTFEEQVRQTLRNLEAILLEAGSDFDHVIKVNGYLTDPAQLEPFNRVYAEVLGHAPPARTTVCVSLWGVSLEIDCIAQLKEA from the coding sequence ATGAAACGCATCAACGCAGCACCGGGCACCATTGGGCCGGTCGGTCCGTACTCCCAGGCCGTGATCAGCGGCAACCTGGTATTCACCGCCGGGCAAATCCCGGCGTACGACGGCCTTGATTCACAGCCCCAGACTTTCGAAGAACAGGTGCGCCAGACCCTGCGCAACCTGGAAGCGATCCTGCTCGAAGCCGGCTCTGACTTTGATCACGTGATTAAAGTGAACGGCTACCTGACGGACCCGGCGCAACTGGAGCCCTTCAACCGGGTTTACGCCGAGGTCCTGGGCCATGCACCTCCGGCCAGAACCACGGTCTGCGTCTCGTTATGGGGCGTTTCGCTGGAAATCGACTGCATTGCCCAATTGAAGGAGGCATGA
- the yhjE_2 gene encoding major facilitator superfamily protein, which translates to MNSTARIEGQPLAVEKPVNMKKVAVASVIGTTVEWYDLFVFATASALVFNKIFFPAFDALIGTLLAFGTFASAYGARIVGAALFGHFGDKLGRKSMLLISLLVMGAATFAIGLLPDYASIGIWAPILLLTLRIIQGLALGGEWGGAVLMAVEHAPAHQRGLYGSWVQIGVPAGTMLANLAFLAIAALLPQEDLLSWGWRIPFLASALLIAVGLYIRLNISETPAFNEAKKTEKPIKVPLAEMFRKYWKQVLLGGIATMSTGASFNIIVAFGLTYGTQTLGFSRTVMLSVVLASCALCVFLLPAFGALSDRIGRKPVIIGGIIAEAVVAFPMFWLMDTRELPFVFLGYMLLMTAFAANYGPIATFLAELFGTGVRYSGLSVSYMLSGLLGSAATPIITTALLSWTGKGSSVAWYMIGSAVISLIALLLLSETFKRDLTKGAAR; encoded by the coding sequence ATGAATAGCACTGCGCGCATAGAAGGCCAGCCCCTGGCCGTGGAAAAACCCGTCAACATGAAGAAAGTCGCGGTCGCCAGCGTCATCGGCACCACCGTGGAATGGTATGACCTGTTCGTCTTCGCGACGGCCTCGGCGTTGGTGTTCAACAAGATTTTCTTTCCGGCGTTTGATGCGCTGATCGGCACCTTGCTGGCCTTTGGCACTTTCGCATCAGCCTACGGGGCACGCATCGTCGGGGCTGCGCTGTTCGGTCACTTCGGCGACAAGCTGGGCCGCAAATCCATGCTGCTGATTTCCCTGCTGGTCATGGGTGCGGCGACCTTTGCGATTGGCTTGCTGCCGGATTACGCCAGCATTGGCATCTGGGCGCCGATTCTGCTTCTGACGCTACGCATTATCCAGGGCCTGGCACTGGGCGGCGAATGGGGCGGCGCAGTGTTGATGGCCGTTGAGCATGCACCCGCCCATCAGCGCGGCCTGTATGGATCCTGGGTCCAGATCGGCGTGCCGGCCGGGACGATGCTGGCCAATCTGGCTTTCCTGGCGATTGCCGCTCTGCTCCCACAGGAAGACCTGCTTTCCTGGGGCTGGCGTATCCCGTTTCTGGCCAGTGCGCTGCTGATTGCCGTGGGCCTGTACATCCGCCTCAACATCAGTGAAACCCCTGCGTTCAACGAAGCCAAGAAAACCGAGAAGCCGATCAAGGTGCCGCTGGCGGAAATGTTCCGCAAGTATTGGAAGCAAGTGTTGCTCGGCGGTATCGCCACCATGTCTACCGGTGCGTCGTTCAATATCATCGTCGCCTTTGGTTTGACCTATGGCACCCAGACCCTTGGGTTCAGCCGCACCGTGATGCTCAGTGTGGTGCTGGCTTCCTGTGCGCTGTGCGTATTTCTGCTGCCGGCCTTTGGTGCGCTGTCGGACCGGATTGGGCGCAAGCCAGTGATCATCGGCGGGATCATTGCCGAAGCCGTCGTCGCCTTCCCGATGTTCTGGCTCATGGACACCCGCGAGCTGCCGTTTGTATTTCTGGGTTACATGTTGCTCATGACCGCATTCGCCGCCAACTACGGCCCGATCGCCACCTTCCTGGCCGAGCTGTTTGGTACCGGTGTGCGCTACTCCGGGTTGTCGGTCTCGTACATGCTCTCCGGTTTGTTGGGCAGTGCTGCGACCCCGATCATCACCACTGCCCTGCTGTCCTGGACGGGCAAGGGGTCGTCGGTGGCCTGGTACATGATCGGCTCGGCCGTGATTTCGCTGATTGCATTGCTGTTGCTCAGCGAAACGTTCAAGCGTGATCTCACGAAAGGAGCGGCCAGATAA
- the amaB gene encoding allantoate amidohydrolase, translated as MNVLKCNGERLWGSLMDMAKVGATAKGGNCRLALSAEDAAGRELFMTWCRAEGMTLNFDAIGNLFARRAGLDDSLAPIVMGSHLDTQPKGGRFDGIYGVLSGLEVVRCLNEQGIQSQRPIEIAVWTNEEGARFTPAMFGSAVFTGSLPLQTALDARDVDGISVAQALEATGHTGELAFERAFDAYFEAHIEQGPILEDNGLPVGIVTGGQAICWLDVQVQGQSAHAGTTPMKLRKDALFGVAQMASQLEALAEEFAPKGLVTIGQLSIAKSSRNTIAGSVNFTVDLRHHQDEQIAAMEQQVQQRFAQVAEARGLTLDIQRHWLSPATPFDPDCVAAVRRAVEALGYPHQDIVSGAGHDAILLARHCPTTMVFIPCVGGLSHNEAENIFPDDARMGCDVLLNAIVERTQR; from the coding sequence ATGAACGTATTGAAATGCAACGGCGAACGCCTGTGGGGCAGCCTCATGGACATGGCCAAAGTGGGCGCCACGGCCAAGGGTGGCAACTGTCGGTTGGCGCTGTCAGCAGAAGATGCGGCAGGCCGCGAATTGTTCATGACCTGGTGCCGTGCCGAAGGCATGACGCTGAACTTTGATGCCATCGGCAACCTGTTCGCCCGCCGCGCCGGACTTGACGACAGCCTGGCGCCCATCGTCATGGGCAGCCATCTGGATACGCAGCCCAAAGGCGGCCGGTTCGATGGTATCTATGGCGTCTTGAGCGGTCTGGAAGTGGTTCGCTGCCTCAATGAACAAGGGATTCAGAGCCAGCGTCCTATCGAGATTGCCGTATGGACCAACGAAGAAGGCGCACGATTTACCCCGGCCATGTTTGGTTCGGCAGTTTTCACCGGCAGCCTGCCGCTACAAACCGCGCTGGACGCCAGGGACGTCGACGGCATCAGCGTTGCCCAGGCGCTGGAAGCGACCGGCCATACCGGTGAGCTGGCGTTCGAACGAGCTTTTGACGCCTATTTTGAAGCCCATATCGAACAGGGGCCGATCCTTGAAGATAACGGCCTGCCCGTGGGCATCGTGACCGGTGGCCAGGCCATCTGTTGGCTGGACGTGCAAGTCCAGGGTCAGAGCGCGCACGCCGGTACCACCCCGATGAAGCTGCGCAAGGATGCGTTGTTCGGGGTTGCGCAAATGGCCTCGCAGCTCGAAGCGCTGGCAGAGGAGTTCGCCCCCAAAGGGCTGGTGACCATCGGCCAACTGAGCATTGCGAAGTCTTCGCGCAACACCATTGCTGGCAGTGTGAACTTCACGGTGGATTTGCGTCATCACCAGGACGAGCAGATTGCCGCCATGGAGCAACAGGTGCAGCAGCGGTTTGCGCAGGTTGCCGAGGCTCGGGGCCTGACACTGGACATTCAGCGCCACTGGCTCAGCCCGGCAACGCCATTCGACCCTGACTGTGTGGCGGCCGTGCGCAGGGCTGTCGAGGCGCTGGGCTACCCCCATCAGGACATCGTCAGTGGCGCCGGTCATGACGCCATCCTGCTGGCACGGCACTGTCCGACCACCATGGTGTTCATTCCGTGTGTCGGCGGCCTGAGTCACAACGAGGCTGAAAACATCTTCCCCGACGACGCGCGCATGGGCTGCGATGTACTGCTCAACGCCATCGTCGAGCGCACTCAGCGCTAA
- the ghrA_2 gene encoding D-isomer specific 2-hydroxyacid dehydrogenase gives MITVVLLASDTDLLHQLQAAFARQAPELQVVLADDPLAVHAQIAACWYPPAGSMSRLPSLRLVHSVAAGVDHLQTDPGRPDLPACRVVDPDHRQGMTEYVRWAVLNFHRDFDRVAAQQRQPLWLRHPQRPASEYKVGVMGLGSLGAAIATDLATAGYAIRGWARSQRQLPGITCHHGDDQFEGFLDGLDMLINLLPLTDATRGILCARTFAALAPGAVIVNVGRGQHLIVDDLAQALDSGQLRGAVLDVFEREPLPVDERLWHMPGVIITPHMASAASHECIARQVAENARRLINGQPLNNLVDPHLGY, from the coding sequence ATGATCACTGTCGTGCTATTGGCCAGCGATACCGATTTGCTCCATCAGCTGCAAGCCGCGTTCGCACGCCAGGCACCCGAGCTGCAAGTTGTCCTCGCCGATGATCCATTGGCAGTGCATGCCCAGATCGCCGCGTGCTGGTATCCACCGGCGGGCAGCATGAGCCGTCTGCCCAGCCTGCGACTGGTGCATTCGGTGGCGGCCGGTGTCGACCACTTGCAGACCGATCCAGGCCGGCCCGATCTGCCCGCTTGCCGTGTGGTCGATCCGGACCATCGCCAGGGCATGACGGAATACGTGCGCTGGGCCGTACTCAATTTCCACCGGGACTTCGACCGTGTCGCGGCGCAACAGCGCCAGCCTCTCTGGCTTCGCCACCCGCAGCGCCCGGCCTCGGAGTACAAGGTCGGGGTCATGGGCTTGGGTTCACTCGGCGCGGCAATCGCTACGGACCTGGCCACCGCCGGTTATGCCATCCGTGGCTGGGCCCGCAGCCAGCGGCAGTTGCCTGGCATTACCTGCCACCACGGCGATGATCAGTTCGAGGGTTTTCTCGACGGCCTGGATATGTTGATCAACCTGCTGCCGTTGACCGACGCCACTCGCGGGATTCTCTGTGCCCGGACTTTCGCCGCGCTGGCCCCCGGTGCCGTGATCGTCAACGTCGGGCGCGGCCAGCACCTGATTGTCGATGACCTGGCGCAAGCCCTGGACAGCGGTCAATTGCGCGGTGCGGTGCTGGATGTGTTCGAGCGTGAGCCGCTGCCCGTAGATGAGCGACTCTGGCACATGCCGGGCGTCATCATCACGCCGCACATGGCCTCAGCCGCTTCCCACGAATGTATCGCTCGTCAGGTGGCCGAGAACGCACGCCGCCTGATCAACGGCCAACCCCTGAATAACCTGGTGGATCCGCACCTGGGTTACTGA
- a CDS encoding aldolase II superfamily protein, producing MNTPHSIDAVEWQARCDLAALYRLVAHFRMTDLIDTHISLRIPGPEHHFLINRYGVIFDRMKASDLVRIDEHGQVVNGDVENSRVNAAGFVIHSAIHMARADLNCVIHTHTAAGMAVSAQEHGLLPITQHALKFYGKLAYHTYEGIALSMDERERLVADLGTHKAMILRNHGLLVGGKSVAHAFHELHFLERACQAQIQALSGNSKLIKPSEEVCRLAAQQFDREEAEEIIQLSWKATLTLIEEQRASYCS from the coding sequence ATGAACACCCCTCACTCTATCGATGCCGTGGAATGGCAAGCCCGTTGTGACCTGGCCGCGCTGTATCGGCTGGTGGCGCACTTTCGCATGACGGACCTGATCGACACGCACATCAGCCTGCGCATCCCCGGGCCTGAGCATCACTTTTTGATCAACCGCTATGGGGTGATCTTTGATCGCATGAAAGCCAGCGATCTGGTGCGTATTGATGAACATGGCCAGGTGGTCAACGGCGACGTGGAGAACAGCCGGGTCAATGCCGCCGGTTTCGTGATCCACTCAGCGATTCACATGGCTCGAGCAGACCTGAACTGCGTGATTCATACCCATACGGCTGCCGGCATGGCGGTGTCGGCGCAGGAGCACGGTTTGCTGCCCATCACGCAACACGCTTTGAAGTTCTACGGCAAGCTGGCTTATCACACCTATGAAGGTATCGCGCTGTCGATGGATGAGCGTGAGCGTCTGGTGGCCGATCTGGGTACCCACAAAGCGATGATCCTGCGCAACCACGGCTTGCTGGTCGGGGGCAAAAGTGTCGCGCATGCTTTCCACGAGTTGCACTTCCTGGAGCGCGCCTGCCAGGCGCAGATTCAAGCCCTGTCCGGCAATAGTAAGCTGATCAAGCCCAGCGAAGAGGTCTGTCGACTGGCTGCACAGCAGTTTGATCGTGAGGAAGCCGAAGAAATCATCCAACTGAGCTGGAAAGCGACCTTGACCCTGATCGAAGAACAACGCGCGTCGTACTGCTCATGA
- the proP_3 gene encoding major facilitator family transporter, translating to MQTTSNQSRRAAAAAFVGTTVEFYDFYIYATAAALILGQVFFPSENPALSTLAAFGTFAVGFIARPMAGMVFGHLGDRLGRKKMLLFTMLLMGLATTGIGLLPSYASAGIWAPIGLVVLRIIQGISVGGEWGGAVLMASEHAPKGRKTFYASFAQLGSPAGLLLALIAFRLVTSLEPAEFADWGWRLPFLASGVLMLIGLVIRFGVDESPEFKAVAEKGETAKYPVLDVIRTCWRQILFAACAVTIGSAGFFFTNTFMITYVTQYQGISRATILDCLFIVTILQFISQPLSALLAERIGEGRFLKLAALLSMVMPYPMFVLVGTQNLALMTLGITMAVVTLSALYAVIAGYMAQAFPAHLRYSGISIAYQLICAIAGGTTPIIGTLLATHYAGQWLPLAIFFSLLAGLSLFGVCGLARLRGDTSATPVLQKPALNKEPS from the coding sequence ATGCAAACCACCAGCAATCAGTCGCGTCGTGCGGCAGCCGCTGCATTCGTCGGGACCACCGTCGAGTTCTACGATTTCTATATCTATGCCACAGCGGCTGCGCTGATTCTGGGCCAGGTGTTCTTCCCCAGTGAAAACCCGGCACTCAGTACGCTGGCTGCATTCGGTACGTTCGCCGTTGGCTTTATCGCCCGGCCAATGGCTGGAATGGTCTTTGGTCACCTGGGTGATCGCCTGGGTCGCAAGAAGATGCTGTTGTTCACGATGTTGCTGATGGGCCTGGCAACCACCGGCATCGGCCTGTTACCCAGCTATGCCAGCGCGGGCATCTGGGCGCCGATCGGTCTGGTGGTACTGCGCATTATTCAGGGCATCTCGGTCGGCGGTGAATGGGGTGGCGCAGTATTGATGGCCAGCGAACACGCCCCCAAGGGACGCAAGACGTTCTATGCCTCATTTGCGCAACTGGGCAGCCCTGCCGGTTTGCTGCTGGCACTGATCGCGTTCCGCCTGGTGACCTCACTGGAACCTGCCGAGTTTGCCGATTGGGGCTGGCGCCTGCCGTTTCTGGCCAGCGGTGTGCTGATGCTGATTGGCCTGGTGATTCGCTTTGGTGTCGATGAGTCGCCGGAATTCAAAGCCGTAGCCGAGAAAGGCGAAACCGCCAAATACCCGGTGCTGGACGTGATACGCACGTGCTGGAGGCAGATTCTTTTCGCAGCCTGCGCCGTGACGATCGGTTCGGCGGGGTTCTTCTTCACCAACACCTTCATGATCACCTACGTCACCCAATACCAGGGCATCTCCCGGGCGACGATTCTTGATTGCCTGTTCATCGTGACGATCCTGCAGTTCATCTCCCAACCGTTGAGCGCGCTGCTGGCAGAACGTATCGGCGAAGGTCGCTTCCTCAAGCTCGCGGCGCTGCTGTCGATGGTCATGCCCTACCCGATGTTCGTACTGGTCGGCACTCAGAACCTGGCGTTGATGACCCTGGGGATCACCATGGCGGTCGTGACCCTGTCAGCCCTGTACGCGGTGATTGCCGGTTACATGGCCCAGGCCTTTCCGGCGCACCTGCGCTACAGCGGTATCTCCATCGCCTATCAACTGATCTGCGCCATCGCGGGCGGCACGACCCCCATCATTGGCACCTTGCTGGCTACCCACTACGCCGGGCAATGGCTGCCTCTGGCGATTTTCTTCAGTTTGCTGGCAGGCCTTTCCCTGTTTGGTGTCTGTGGGCTTGCGCGTCTGCGTGGTGACACCAGCGCAACGCCAGTCCTGCAAAAGCCAGCGCTCAATAAGGAGCCTTCATGA
- the cynR_3 gene encoding LysR family transcriptional regulator translates to MSDNDRIEAEAQWKGRRFLNDRLDWNLLRTYLAIGQERSISRAAARLFVTQSAVSQSLKRLEEQLDCALILRRGPRFDLTQAGEEVLTIAEEMYGNVTRLGTAVEDAVEDVVGKVRVLSISLVQSALYDEFLADFHQQHPRVELEVEVMRSSDILSSLNQKTASVGVGLCRFPQPKLERVPMMHQRYAFFCGKRHRLFGQRRLTLEELKGENFVSFTSDQIGGNLSSLTVFRDQQGFTGKVVASSSSFEEIRRLIIAGYGIGCLPEHLVDIDLHNGLIWRLPPAEGVVDVDVFLMWNREQRMTRAETVFLESFQRAIDLGALPQNL, encoded by the coding sequence ATGAGTGACAACGACCGGATCGAGGCTGAGGCTCAATGGAAGGGGCGTCGCTTTCTGAACGACCGACTCGACTGGAACCTGCTGCGCACGTACCTGGCCATCGGGCAAGAGCGCAGCATCAGCCGGGCGGCCGCGCGGCTGTTCGTCACCCAATCGGCGGTCAGTCAATCGCTCAAGCGTCTTGAAGAGCAGCTCGATTGCGCGCTGATCCTGCGCAGAGGCCCGCGCTTCGACCTCACTCAAGCAGGGGAGGAAGTGTTGACCATCGCCGAGGAGATGTATGGCAATGTCACGCGCCTGGGCACGGCAGTCGAGGACGCGGTGGAGGATGTGGTGGGCAAGGTGCGCGTGCTGTCGATCAGTCTGGTGCAGTCAGCGCTTTACGATGAGTTTCTGGCTGACTTCCACCAGCAACATCCCCGTGTCGAGCTGGAGGTCGAGGTGATGCGCAGCTCGGATATTCTGAGCTCGTTAAACCAGAAAACCGCCAGCGTCGGGGTCGGGCTGTGCCGCTTCCCTCAACCCAAACTCGAGCGTGTGCCAATGATGCACCAACGCTACGCGTTTTTCTGCGGCAAGCGTCACCGGCTGTTCGGCCAGCGACGGCTGACGCTGGAAGAGTTGAAGGGGGAGAATTTTGTCAGCTTCACCAGCGATCAGATTGGCGGCAACCTGTCGTCGCTGACAGTGTTTCGGGATCAGCAGGGCTTTACCGGCAAGGTCGTGGCGTCCTCTTCCAGCTTTGAAGAGATCCGCCGTTTGATCATTGCGGGCTATGGTATTGGCTGTCTGCCGGAGCACTTGGTGGACATCGATCTGCACAACGGGCTGATCTGGCGCTTGCCACCTGCGGAGGGGGTTGTCGATGTCGACGTGTTTCTCATGTGGAACCGCGAGCAACGCATGACCCGCGCTGAGACGGTGTTTCTGGAGTCATTTCAGCGTGCGATTGATCTCGGGGCGTTGCCTCAGAACCTGTAG